The genomic stretch TCAATGAAATGGGGACGACATTGAAGAGCAAGTTGTCAGATGCTCTCTGGGCATACAAAGACCGCATACAAGACTCCAATTGGTGTGACACCATACCAACTTGTATACGGCAAGACATGCCATCTACCAGTTGAGCTTGAACACAGAGCACAATGGGCGATAAAAAGGTGGAATATGGATTTGTCCTTAGCTAGAAGGAAGGAAGATCCAAATTTCAGAACTCGAAGAATGGAGGGAGAAAGCCTATCACAATGACCCAAACTAGTTGTTCTTAATTATATAGTACTAAAatcaatatatttatatatatagtaggAGGGTGAAGCTTGTTAGAAGATGCATGTAGTTATGTCATATGATGCTCCCTTGCTCACCTTAATTTGAATGTGGCTGAGCTATTACATACCATAGTTTGTGATCCACGTAACTAGTTTATGTATTGAAATGGCTGCAGGTGGTAATGATGTTTGTTGTGCATGTGGTGAATACAGAAGTTATAGCTAACTTTCTTATCTTGCTTGTGCTAAACTTTCAGGACCATAGGCCCGATAGCTTAAGAGTTATATATTTTAAAGTTTACTGCCAGGTTTTGCTTATGCTATGTGCAGATGGGAATGGTTGTATTGTTTGACTAATTTAAACATGGAATCACATCTTGGTGATGATAGAAGAGTTGAAGTGCTTTTCATAGTCTTTCCAAATTGTTAAAGATCACAACTGTTTTGTCTAAATCTCTAGTTATAGTTGTTCAAAGTGGCATCCtaggatgataataagaaagttatAGACAACTTAATAAGTTTTCTAAAAAGTCTAGAACCATTTTTATATGAAAGGAACTCAAGGTATTGCTGTCTAAGGTTCTAAAGATTTTCACGATTccgcgtcacatcaaatcttgcagcacatgcatagagcattaaatatagataaaaaataattaattatatagttacctgtaatttgcgagaataatcttttgagcctaattagttcataattgaacaataattaccaaatacaaatgaaaatgaacaataattaccaaatacaaatgaaaatgctacagtacccaaaaccaaaaaattttgcctaagtaaacaaagcctaatGTTGCTGAGGGAACTACGGTCAGCCTCAGGAGCAGAAGTCTTTCGTTCCATCAGACGCCCAGGTATAGGGGTAAAGCCAAGACAATTTGACTCATGTCGATTCCTTGTTTTCTGCCAGAAGAGTCTCACTGTCGTGCACTCAGTTAGCGTGTGCTTAATTAGTCGGCCGGAATGAACTCGTATAACACTTAACAGAAACATGTTGGTTCAATGTGTCGCCGTTGGAGAGTGTCCTTAGTCGGAATAAATTCATGTAACACTCTCCACCAGAAAACATTCACCTCTTCCGTAGAAACTATTCTAACCATCCAATTGGAAATGGTGGGAGTCGTACATACAAAAACATAATTTTCTATTAATGCTATATTAAGAAGGCTGGAAAGGTCCAAGTCGACCCGTCGTAGATGTGCTGGGAGATCGAGTCGAACGGGATAGATCCGTTTTCCCAGGCCACGATGCCGCAAGGGAACGAGGTTTTCTTGGAGTGCGGTTGCCGTGGTTTAGCATTGGACGTCAACTTCCCTTCCGGCAATAAATTTTCACGGGCAACCCTGTTGTCCGGCGAAGCGGACGAGAACTGCACACCAGCTGTTCTGTGCAGCCTGTGGATGTCGACGTGGTCGGTACACATCGGCGACCGCACGGGCTCTCTTGTTCGACCGCTCGCCTGGGCTGAGCGATCGTTCTCTTATCTCATCGCTTCACCACGCTCCTAGACGGTTTTGAGTACCGTCGATTGTGTGAGAAATCTTTCTCATTCTACTCTAGGCACACTAATTTGATTGCACACTATAGGAGTATAGGTATTAAAACTTGAGTTCTGTAGCAATTAATAGTTGCACCTCTCCATAGATTTCTTTGAATGGTGAAGTCACAATGTCGGGTTACAATGAAAAGTGAGCAGACTGACCAATAAAATGTTTAAACAGGGTGGGGAAAATATACCAAGGAGAATATGTGCTACACAGTATCAAGGCAAAAAGAATTCTGTCGTTCTCATTGGAATATGAAAAACAACAAATTAAAATGCTGCGCTTAATGATAAAGATGGATGAAGGTTCAAGCAACAATATCAGTACCTCTACTGTAGATATGGAACAATGGATCAGTATTTTGGAAGCAAACCGACGGTATTATGTCTCTCTAACACAAACTGACAGTTCCATTCGACATTTTGTCATCTCTAAAGTTCCACAGATGATTTTCGAGCTTGACAGAAATGCTTATGAACCATTTTATCTATCCATTGGACCGTACCATCACGGTAACCCAGCCCTTCAAGTACTGGAGAAGAAGAAGTGGAACTATTTGAATTATATTCTCAGATTAAATTCTGATAAGACATTGAAGGATTATTTACAGTTAATGGAGGGTCTGGAGAAACAGGCACGTAACTGTTACCCACAGGAGGTTTCGATGGAATCTGACGAGTTTATTAAAATGCTTCTACTTGACGGATGTTTCTTACTCGTGGCACTTTTTGGAATTCAAGGTACAGAGTTGCAAGCAATAGGAGCTACCGAATTATCTTCTGAGCCTGAAATTAATATAGAAGATTTTGAAGACACAGAAACAAGGCCCATAACTGGTGAACAACTCTTGGAAGTGCCAGAGTCATCGACAAAGACTATGTCTACAGTTGAGGTGAAACGTCACAATAAGTTTACTGATCATAGCAGAGAAAACTCCATCACAGCTCTGCAGATGAGTCATAAGGAAGGTTGTGATAAGTCAGGCCCGATTGATGTGTGGCTCACAAATTTCCTTCTACATGATCTACTCTTGTTGGAGAACCAAATTCCATTTTTTGTTGTTAGGGCAATTTATGAGCTATATACAGGGGAATTGGAATCTTCAAAACCAGCTGACAATATTGGTGAGTTCCTTGTAAATATTGAGGGTTATTCTATGCCGTTCCCTGGAACTTGTATGCCAAATAATTTCCACCATTTACTGCACTTTTGGCATCTTTATCTGAGGCCAACAGAGGATAGGGTGAAACCAGAGGATCATCATAGGAAGTCACTTTTGTTTCAATCTTTTTTTATCCGATCCTATGAAAAGCTTAATATTGGTTCCGCGTCGGACAAAACAAAAATGTGTAAGCACATCCAAACCTCAAGGTTCTTACAAGATGGTCCTCATTTAATTCGTTGGCGCCGAGCAGAACAGTACCATGAAGCGGGTGTTCATTTTCAGAAAAGGGTGTTTACTGAGAAAGATCGACATAGTCTGCTGGACATAAGATTCACCAATGGTTCGATAGAAATTCCACCTTTGATTATAGCCAGTCACACCGCTTCATTTTTTAAGAACATAATTGCATTGGAGCAGACTTTCCCTCAGTATGGGAATTATTTCACTTCTTATTCCACTTTTATGACTCAGTTGGTTACCAAACCTGCTGATGTAACCCTGCTTGCTAGTAGGGGGATCCTTACGCATCATATGCGCAGTGACGAGGAAGTTTCGTCTCTTTTAGCAAAACTTGGTAACAATGTGAACTTTGATATAAGTGGTTCTCATTACCTCAAGAGCATTTGCATAAGGATGGAAGAACACTACCAGAGTCGcatcactacaccacaacaccatAATTAGCGCCGGATGATCTGACGCTAAAAGCAGCTACAACGTCAGATGGTCTGACGCTAAAACTATATAGCGTCAGACTTCTACAGACGGTGTAAGTGCTGACGCTAAAAAGATACAGCGTCAAACCATACTTTTAGCGTCAGACAGTCCGTCACCCTGAATATATTTTGCGTCAGACCATCCATTGCTATTTTTTAGCGACAGATAGTCTGTTACCATACCTACAGCGACAGATGATCCAACAGTCCATGCAATTTTAGCGTCAGACAGTCCAACAgacaatataaatatataaaaaaaataaatacaattgCAAACCAGCACATATATGATACCCAGACTCAAACTGAAGTTTCATCACATAAAGATACACAAACATATATCACATGGAGTTCAATCCATATATAACAATACATTGTCTTGCACACAGTTTGAACCATCCAACAAAGTTTGGTTCCAAAAGGTTACATGAGTGCACATCCCAAAAGACTACTAGTTCAAATGTTTGAGACAGCAAGGTTTGTGCACAGTCACTTGTACAAACTAAAAAACCAAAAGCCATGGTTCAAACAATAGAGCACATCCATCAAGTTAGGTGTGGAGAACCATTTTCCAGGAACTCAAGGCAAAGACTTGTGGCCAGCgcttttctaaaaaatataacCATAATTAGCGAAATTGTAGCACATATCCAAATTTGTACAATACTCAGTNNNNNNNNNNNNNNNNNNNNNNNNNNNNNNNNNNNNNNNNNNNNNNNNNNNNNNNNNNNNNNNNNNNNNNNNNNNNNNNNNNNNNNNNNNNNNNNNNNNNtatatatatatatatatatatatatatatatatttgtgagCTAGGTgtcacttctcagtcaaagtaTATGCCAATTCAAATCATGCAGCTCTTTCCTTGCACCAACAGCATGGTGATAATACATTTACGTACTATTCCAAATTTTTACCATGGACACTTAAGCATGAACTTTGGATTTTGTACAACTATGAGCCTACAGTTCATGATCTCTGATAAAATGTAGTGATTGCCTTCCAAATACAATCCTGTGTGCTTAATTTAGTCACTAGGTTTTTACAGATGGTCACTAAGTTTGTACATAGTCAGATGAATGTAAATTTAGGAACATACCTGCAGTACCCTTGAGAGGTGTTCAAGATGCCTTCTTGCCTTCCCTCTTCTTGCATTCCTTTACCTATCACAGATGGTTTAATTATGAACACTGGCCATGCATCACAGGTAAAACCAAAATGAAAATTATATAAGTCTAGTCTATTACTTTATTGAATGGCCATGCAATGTTCATATTGAGAGCGCTAGCCATAGACAGCATCTCGCCATAAGACCGAGGCAGCATAGCCTCCCTTTTCATCACAACATTAACTACTACTTTACAGTATTCATTACCAAGAGGCTGCCCTCCTACAATGGTGTTTGGATTAGTTGAAATGACTGTCCCCCTAGCCACAGGTGACTCAGATCTCAATATAGCATATAATATCACATCCTTTCCAACCTGGAATAAATGATGCACCCATAAGAGTGTTAGAGCAAGTATGTAGATGAAACCACAGAAGAATGTAGGAAGATAGAAAAATTACAAGGTCATCATGTAGACGAGGGACATTATTTGTTGCTGTAGTTGTCTTGTTTATAGGTGGATGGGCTGCATCATGTGTATGGGGGAGAAAGCTCTTGTCCGTTCCAACCTGAAGTAAAGATACACTCATATGAGAGCTGAAAAACATGGATCATCTTTAAAATCACAAAGAAACATTGTTGTACCAATGCAAGATTACATGTGTATTATTTGCGAAGCGAGGGGGCATATCATTTGTTGGTGCAGTAGTCAAGTTCTTAGCTGATTGGGCTGCAGCAGGCCTAGGGGGCAGCAAGATCTCTTCTGTTGCAACCTGAAATAAATGATGTACTCATAAGAACTAAGGAACATATTTGAAATCACAAAGAGAAACATTGTAGCAGCATAGAAAGATTACATGTGTTTCGTTTGCAAAGTCATCTTGAAGGCGAGGAATATAACTAGCTGGTGCAGTAGTTATGTTTCTAGCTGATTGGGCTACAATAGGCCTAGAGGGGGGCAAGCTCTCTTGCATTTCAACCTAAAATAAACAATGCGCACTCATGAGAATGGTAAACAGGGAACATTTTTGAAATCGTAAACTCATACTTTGCAAGGGCATAGCAACATTACATGTGCATCATTTGGAAAGCGAGGGCGAACATTTGTTGCTGTTGTAATGTTCAAAGCTGATCGGGCTGGAGCATGCCTATGGGGCAACAAGTTCTCATCATCCTCTTCATACCGATCATAGTATTCATTCTCTACATAATAATTATCTTGTTCTTCAAGCGGAGAAGCATTATGTGCCTCATCGATAGGTCCTTCAGGTGTCGGACTCTACACAAATGAAACAGTGAGCAACATAGGCAAAAGAAACAAAACAGCTAGGATTTCATTACCGCATACTGTCGTGAGTTCGAGCCATGATGTGATAGAACATCaacatttgtccttccttgtgcTATCCTTTCCTCTTCCAATTCCCGAATGCGTTGCTCAAGAGCTATATTCTTACTTTCAGCTCTCTTTCGACCCCAAATTTCTGCTTGCAACCTTGTTGACATGAGTCCTTTGAGCCCGGGGGTACCAATCTCTTGGGGAGTTGGTCCTAGACCCAAAACACGAACACGTCCTCTTGGCTCCTTTGCTCCACAAACAGCAGCATACACATCGCCTTCTTGAATTGTTTTATCCTTCAACTCTGGATGAGCTTCAACAATGGCTTTAAGCTtatcctgcaaaatataaataagaaTGTGTATACTGATCCATGTTTTTTTGGGGAGAGGCGGGCTTACAATTGTTTCAGCTGCCTCCCTTAGAGGTACtccatttttttttgtgtgtgtactGACGAACACTTCATCTCTTCTAGCAAGGCGACCAAGTGATTTACCCTACAAGTTCAATAAATATGTGGCAATGAAAATGCACCAAAAGAATTTATTACAGGATGAGTAACATGACAGGATCATACCATATTATAACTACGGCAAGCATAGCTGATGGTTCCAGAGGTATGATGAACCGTCAACTTCGCACGATTTGCTTTTCCTCTTTCACTTCGAGCCTATGGTATACATCATTGAGATTAGCACATTCATAGGCAAGTAACAGAAAAGAGAGATTCATATGAATTGTTCCTTACTTGACATTCAGGAGACCTCCAAAAATCAATAAGACCATTGATGTCATCGacatttaatatatttttaagtCTTTCCTTCATTTGCTCATCTGTTGATGTTTCATCAAAATACTTCTTTTTTAAGAATGTCTTGTAGTCCTTCCACTTCTTTGCAGATGTATCGGTAAACCATTTGTTGACAGCCTCATCATAATCAAAGTACGCCTAATTTTCCATTGAAAAGGAGTGATGAGATCATGTA from Sorghum bicolor cultivar BTx623 chromosome 3, Sorghum_bicolor_NCBIv3, whole genome shotgun sequence encodes the following:
- the LOC8075515 gene encoding uncharacterized protein LOC8075515; this encodes MLRLMIKMDEGSSNNISTSTVDMEQWISILEANRRYYVSLTQTDSSIRHFVISKVPQMIFELDRNAYEPFYLSIGPYHHGNPALQVLEKKKWNYLNYILRLNSDKTLKDYLQLMEGLEKQARNCYPQEVSMESDEFIKMLLLDGCFLLVALFGIQGTELQAIGATELSSEPEINIEDFEDTETRPITGEQLLEVPESSTKTMSTVEVKRHNKFTDHSRENSITALQMSHKEGCDKSGPIDVWLTNFLLHDLLLLENQIPFFVVRAIYELYTGELESSKPADNIGEFLVNIEGYSMPFPGTCMPNNFHHLLHFWHLYLRPTEDRVKPEDHHRKSLLFQSFFIRSYEKLNIGSASDKTKMCKHIQTSRFLQDGPHLIRWRRAEQYHEAGVHFQKRVFTEKDRHSLLDIRFTNGSIEIPPLIIASHTASFFKNIIALEQTFPQYGNYFTSYSTFMTQLVTKPADVTLLASRGILTHHMRSDEEVSSLLAKLGNNVNFDISGSHYLKSICIRMEEHYQSRITTPQHHN